The Ramlibacter algicola genome segment CGCGCGGTCCTCGACCAGCCGTGCGCGGTCGATGATGCGCGCCAGCCGGCCGGCGACGGCGCCGATCATCCCGGACACCGCGGTGAGCAGGAACACGGGCGCGATCGCGAGCTGGATGCCGTGCGTGATCGCGCCGGGATCGATCGGCAGCGCCATGTCAGGCCGGGCGCCGCGGGTGCAGCGGGTACTGCGGGTCGTTGTAGCCGGGGGTCGAGGGATGCCCGGCGGGCACCAGCGAATCGACCAGGCGCTCGTCGTCGGCCGTGATCGCGGCGTCGATCGCGGGCGCGTACGACGTCCACTGCTCCAGCGTGCGCGGCCCGGCGATCACCGAACTGACCGCGTGGTGGTGCAGCACCCACGCGGTGGCGAACTGCGCCAGCGTCAGGCCCTTGGCCTGCGCGTGCGGCAGCAACTGCTGCGCGATGCGCAGCGACTCGTCGCGGAATTCGGTCTCGGCGATGCGCTTGTCGCCCCGCCCCGCGCGCGTGCCCTGCGCGGGCGCCTGCCCCGGCGCGTACTTGCCGGTGAGCACGCCGCGCGCGATCGGGCTGTACGGCACGACCCCGATGCCGTAGTGCGCGCAGGCCGGCAGGATCTCGACCTCGGGCTGCCGGTTCAGGAGGTTGTAGTACGGCTGGCAGGCGACCGGCCGCGGCACGCCCAGCGCGTCGGCCAGGCGCACGGCCTCGGCGATGCGCCAGCCGCGGAAGTTGGACAGCGCCCAGGCGCGGATCTTCCCGGCGCGCACCAGGTCGCCCAGCGCGCGCACCGGCTCCGCCAGGTCCATGCCTTCGAAGTCACGGTGCAGGTACAGCACGTCGACATGGTCGGTGCGCAGGCGCGCCAGGCTGGCGTCGAGCTCGCGCAGCATCCAGCTGCGCGAGTAGCCCACCTGGTTGGGGCCCTTCCCCATCGCGTTCCCGAGCTTGGTGGCGAGCACCCAGTGCTCGCGTTGCCCCTGGAGCAAGTCGCCGAGCATGGTCT includes the following:
- a CDS encoding aldo/keto reductase, which codes for MHYRRLGSSNLRVSVLCLGTMMFGDQTDAKEAAAIVADARDHGVNFIDTADVYTKGASETMLGDLLQGQREHWVLATKLGNAMGKGPNQVGYSRSWMLRELDASLARLRTDHVDVLYLHRDFEGMDLAEPVRALGDLVRAGKIRAWALSNFRGWRIAEAVRLADALGVPRPVACQPYYNLLNRQPEVEILPACAHYGIGVVPYSPIARGVLTGKYAPGQAPAQGTRAGRGDKRIAETEFRDESLRIAQQLLPHAQAKGLTLAQFATAWVLHHHAVSSVIAGPRTLEQWTSYAPAIDAAITADDERLVDSLVPAGHPSTPGYNDPQYPLHPRRPA